A section of the Candidatus Omnitrophota bacterium genome encodes:
- a CDS encoding response regulator: protein MDKKRILVVDDESQLVELIQMRLEANGFEVITAYNGQEALDKARQEKPDLIILDLMLPKIDGYKVCRMLKFDEKYKNIPVILFTARAQEDDIILGQKVGGDAYITKPFDPDALLAKIKELLK, encoded by the coding sequence ATGGATAAAAAAAGAATTCTTGTGGTTGACGATGAATCACAGTTAGTTGAATTGATTCAGATGCGCCTTGAGGCCAATGGTTTTGAGGTTATCACTGCCTATAACGGCCAGGAGGCTTTGGATAAAGCCCGGCAGGAAAAACCCGATTTAATTATATTAGACCTTATGCTTCCTAAGATTGACGGTTATAAGGTCTGTCGGATGTTAAAATTTGACGAGAAATATAAAAATATTCCTGTAATATTGTTTACCGCTAGGGCGCAGGAAGATGATATTATCCTGGGGCAAAAAGTCGGCGGAGATGCGTATATTACTAAGCCGTTTGATCCAGATGCTTTGCTTGCTAAGATAAAAGAATTATTGAAATAG
- a CDS encoding prepilin-type N-terminal cleavage/methylation domain-containing protein, whose amino-acid sequence MIKIKARLTQLQKDMKGGEKMRIAGKKKGFTLIELVMVITILGILSAVALPTFWNLQEDAKRAACRGALGGLRSGISIWYAKTAASGAASFPTGAELSSSPGGVMQFGIPVNPYNSQSNILVSSSISTSLTNGWIYNDTTGQIYSAALQTVGSNF is encoded by the coding sequence ATGATAAAAATAAAGGCCAGGTTAACTCAACTACAAAAGGATATGAAAGGTGGTGAGAAGATGAGAATAGCAGGGAAAAAGAAAGGTTTTACGCTAATTGAATTGGTAATGGTAATTACAATATTAGGTATTCTTTCGGCTGTAGCATTGCCCACATTCTGGAATCTTCAAGAGGATGCTAAGAGAGCTGCTTGTAGAGGTGCTTTGGGCGGCCTGCGTAGCGGTATTTCTATTTGGTATGCTAAGACCGCAGCTTCTGGCGCGGCAAGCTTTCCTACAGGCGCTGAGTTATCTTCTTCTCCGGGTGGCGTAATGCAGTTTGGTATTCCGGTTAATCCTTACAATAGCCAAAGTAATATTCTAGTTTCCTCTTCAATTAGTACTTCGTTAACAAACGGCTGGATTTATAATGATACTACCGGGCAGATTTATTCTGCTGCATTGCAAACAGTTGGTTCTAATTTTTAA
- the gspE gene encoding type II secretion system ATPase GspE, which produces MSKSVNIDVLLKKGVVTQDQINSAKEEAAKTGMTIDKALERLGFISQVDIGNIIADSIGVPFIDLSDYLIDPDVIKFIPESIAMKYRVVPLFKIGDSLTIAMADPQDIIAMDEIRIKSGLSSIDVVLSTEEMIQRIIDQYYGSIGSTQELIKGLTEEKMEEQLKQGKRLSDIAEEAPVIKLVNLIIMQAVKERASDIHIEPGESSVLIRFRVDGILHEAQNIPKHLQSALCSRVKIMAKMDISQTRIPQDGRIQLKMENKNLDLRVSTFPTMHGENIVLRILDKTSVLLGLAELGFQELDLKAFDKLIKHPNGIILVTGPTGSGKTTTLYAALSTINDIGKNIITIEDPVEYEIPLIRQTQVNVQAGLTFANGLRSILRQDPDIVMVGEIRDKETAEIAIQASLTGHLVLSTLHTNDAASSLTRLLDMGIEPYLIASSVIGILAQRLVRVICPKCKVNYTPSEEVIKDLNIEEKVEFSRGKGCMHCKNTGYMGRKGIFELLVINDEIKNLVTAKANAAQIKKVAVSNGMRTLYEDGIEKIKKGITTAEEVLRVTEEA; this is translated from the coding sequence ATGTCAAAGAGTGTAAATATTGATGTACTCTTAAAAAAAGGTGTAGTCACGCAAGACCAGATTAATAGCGCAAAAGAGGAAGCAGCAAAGACCGGCATGACTATAGATAAAGCTCTTGAAAGACTGGGTTTTATTTCTCAGGTTGATATAGGCAATATAATTGCTGATTCAATCGGGGTGCCTTTTATTGACTTAAGCGATTATCTAATTGATCCGGATGTTATTAAATTTATTCCTGAATCAATAGCAATGAAATATAGGGTTGTTCCTTTATTTAAGATTGGGGACAGCCTAACTATTGCTATGGCAGACCCTCAGGACATCATTGCTATGGATGAAATAAGGATTAAGTCCGGATTATCTTCTATTGATGTGGTTTTGTCAACTGAGGAAATGATACAAAGAATTATTGATCAGTATTATGGTTCAATTGGCAGCACGCAGGAATTAATAAAAGGTTTAACTGAAGAAAAGATGGAGGAGCAGTTAAAGCAGGGTAAGCGTTTGTCTGATATTGCTGAGGAAGCTCCTGTAATTAAGTTAGTCAATTTAATAATTATGCAGGCTGTTAAAGAAAGGGCCAGCGATATCCATATTGAGCCCGGAGAAAGTTCAGTGTTAATCCGCTTTAGAGTAGATGGCATTCTCCATGAAGCTCAGAATATCCCAAAACATCTGCAAAGCGCTCTTTGTTCCCGTGTTAAAATAATGGCCAAGATGGATATTTCCCAGACGCGTATTCCCCAGGACGGCAGAATCCAGCTAAAAATGGAAAATAAAAATTTGGATTTGAGGGTTTCAACTTTTCCGACTATGCACGGGGAAAACATTGTTTTAAGGATTCTGGATAAAACATCAGTGCTCTTGGGGCTTGCGGAATTAGGGTTTCAAGAATTGGATTTAAAAGCTTTTGATAAATTGATTAAACATCCGAATGGGATAATTTTGGTTACAGGGCCAACAGGCTCCGGTAAAACTACCACGCTTTACGCAGCACTCTCTACAATAAATGATATAGGTAAGAATATAATTACGATTGAAGACCCCGTGGAATATGAAATCCCTCTTATCCGGCAAACCCAGGTTAATGTTCAGGCAGGTCTTACTTTTGCAAATGGTTTGAGGAGCATCTTAAGGCAGGACCCGGATATTGTTATGGTCGGAGAGATTCGTGATAAAGAAACAGCAGAGATTGCGATTCAGGCATCATTAACAGGGCATTTGGTTTTGTCAACTTTGCATACAAACGATGCCGCAAGTTCTCTTACGCGTTTACTGGATATGGGGATTGAGCCTTATCTGATCGCAAGTTCTGTTATAGGTATTCTGGCGCAGAGATTAGTAAGAGTAATTTGCCCCAAATGCAAAGTTAATTATACCCCTTCGGAAGAAGTTATCAAGGACTTGAATATTGAAGAAAAGGTTGAATTTTCCCGTGGGAAGGGTTGTATGCACTGTAAGAATACCGGGTACATGGGAAGAAAAGGCATTTTTGAGCTTTTAGTTATTAATGATGAGATTAAAAATCTGGTTACTGCTAAAGCAAATGCAGCCCAAATTAAGAAAGTGGCTGTATCAAACGGCATGCGTACACTATATGAAGATGGTATTGAGAAAATAAAAAAAGGCATTACTACCGCAGAAGAGGTCTTAAGGGTTACTGAAGAAGCGTAA
- a CDS encoding response regulator, whose amino-acid sequence MGKKKILVVDDEPSLVEMLKMRLELNDFNVVTASDGQEGMLKAKSEKPDLILLDILMPNMDGYSFVREIKADESLRNTNVIVLTAKAGMKDLFAIEGIKHYVEKPFEYSDLLAKINSLLG is encoded by the coding sequence ATGGGAAAGAAAAAGATATTAGTAGTTGATGATGAGCCAAGTTTGGTTGAGATGTTGAAGATGAGGCTTGAGCTAAACGATTTTAACGTAGTTACTGCCTCTGATGGGCAGGAAGGCATGTTAAAAGCCAAGAGCGAAAAACCCGACTTGATCCTTTTAGATATTCTTATGCCCAATATGGACGGGTATTCGTTTGTCAGGGAAATAAAAGCTGACGAATCATTGAGAAATACAAATGTTATCGTTTTGACTGCTAAAGCAGGGATGAAAGATTTGTTTGCTATTGAAGGAATTAAACATTATGTGGAGAAACCTTTTGAATATAGTGATCTTTTAGCTAAGATTAATTCGTTATTAGGTTAA
- a CDS encoding type II secretion system protein GspG has product MFSLKVKRSFSVFELMVVSCVIFILIGLFANYFNIVLRAGREEALKNELMNLRLAIQHYQINNNSFPVSLQELTNIKLTPKDFSYKIMYKYLNYYRVMKDGTLVDPFLNRYAYDKNKGQVNSTTKGYERW; this is encoded by the coding sequence ATGTTTAGCCTAAAGGTAAAACGTTCATTCTCGGTTTTTGAATTGATGGTTGTTTCTTGTGTTATATTTATTCTTATAGGTTTATTCGCGAATTATTTCAACATTGTTTTGAGAGCGGGAAGGGAAGAGGCGTTAAAAAACGAACTGATGAATTTGCGGCTGGCAATTCAGCATTATCAAATTAATAATAATTCATTTCCTGTTTCGCTTCAGGAACTTACAAATATTAAGTTGACACCAAAGGATTTTAGCTATAAAATTATGTATAAGTATCTTAATTATTATAGGGTTATGAAAGATGGAACTTTAGTTGACCCTTTTCTTAATAGATACGCTTATGATAAAAATAAAGGCCAGGTTAACTCAACTACAAAAGGATATGAAAGGTGGTGA
- a CDS encoding response regulator, whose protein sequence is MEKKKILIVDDEKDLVDSVKIALEVNHYAVFAAYDGEQAFQMVEEVNPDLIVLDIMLPKKDGFQVCEQLKKDPKYANIPVIMLTAKEQEEDIKLAKKVGANAYISKPFEIGLLFYNITNLLK, encoded by the coding sequence ATGGAAAAGAAGAAGATATTGATTGTTGATGATGAAAAAGACCTTGTTGATTCAGTTAAGATAGCCCTTGAGGTAAATCATTATGCAGTATTTGCCGCTTATGACGGAGAACAGGCTTTTCAAATGGTTGAGGAAGTAAACCCTGATTTGATTGTTTTGGATATCATGCTTCCTAAGAAAGATGGTTTCCAGGTTTGCGAACAGTTGAAAAAAGACCCGAAATACGCGAATATCCCTGTGATTATGCTAACTGCTAAAGAACAAGAAGAGGATATTAAACTTGCAAAAAAAGTAGGTGCTAATGCGTATATTTCAAAACCGTTCGAAATCGGGCTTCTGTTTTATAATATTACAAATTTGCTTAAATAG
- a CDS encoding type II secretion system F family protein, with the protein MPNFKYKARDSFSRLVNGVIAAENKDHGVKKLQDMGYVIISLSEVSEINPLTLLKRFERVGLEELNIFTRQLYSLQKAGLPLLSSLEAVALQTKSRYFKTVIMDIARNIRGGSSFSSSLKEYNNIFDEVYVSMIKAAEIGGNIVSILERLNSLIEQQIDTRARIKAATRYPMIAFFVLCVGFLIVVTFVIPRFAMIYGQFNATLPLPTRILIFISVLIQKFWFLFILGLIGAIIAFRAFISSKLGRPIWDNFKLKVPILGPLVNLLIMSRFARVTSILMKSGVPILEVLDLTSRTSGNIIISRAILNIRESVSQGRGLSEPMKVSNLFPPVVVQMIAVGEQTGRVDELLFSVADYYDRDAAYMIKNLSTYIEPILILVLGCMVLLMALAIFLPMWNLIRVFRSS; encoded by the coding sequence ATGCCTAATTTTAAGTATAAAGCTAGAGACAGCTTTTCAAGGTTAGTAAATGGAGTAATCGCTGCAGAAAACAAGGATCATGGCGTGAAAAAACTGCAGGATATGGGGTATGTTATAATTTCTCTTTCCGAGGTTTCAGAAATCAATCCCCTTACGCTTCTAAAACGGTTTGAAAGGGTGGGCCTTGAGGAACTAAATATTTTTACCCGCCAGCTTTACTCCTTACAGAAAGCAGGTCTTCCTTTATTGTCAAGCCTTGAAGCGGTTGCGCTGCAAACTAAAAGCAGGTATTTTAAGACAGTGATTATGGATATTGCCCGGAATATCCGGGGAGGGTCAAGTTTTTCTTCGAGTTTAAAAGAATATAATAATATTTTTGATGAAGTATATGTCAGCATGATTAAAGCAGCGGAGATCGGTGGAAATATTGTAAGTATCCTTGAGAGACTAAATAGCCTTATTGAACAGCAGATTGATACAAGAGCCCGGATTAAGGCAGCTACAAGATATCCGATGATTGCTTTTTTTGTGTTATGCGTTGGATTTTTAATCGTGGTTACTTTTGTCATCCCGCGATTTGCGATGATTTATGGCCAGTTTAATGCCACACTTCCTTTGCCAACTAGGATTTTGATTTTTATAAGTGTATTGATTCAGAAATTCTGGTTTTTGTTTATTTTGGGTTTAATAGGGGCAATTATCGCTTTTAGGGCATTTATTTCTTCTAAATTGGGCCGTCCTATTTGGGATAATTTTAAGTTAAAGGTTCCGATTTTAGGCCCGTTGGTTAATTTGTTAATAATGTCTCGTTTTGCGAGAGTTACATCAATACTGATGAAAAGCGGAGTGCCTATTTTGGAAGTCCTGGATTTAACTTCAAGAACTTCCGGAAATATAATAATTTCTCGCGCGATTCTTAATATCAGGGAAAGTGTTAGCCAGGGTAGAGGGCTTTCTGAGCCAATGAAAGTAAGTAATCTGTTCCCTCCAGTTGTAGTGCAAATGATCGCCGTCGGAGAACAAACGGGAAGAGTTGATGAGCTGCTTTTTAGTGTTGCTGATTATTATGACCGTGACGCAGCCTATATGATAAAGAATTTAAGTACTTACATTGAACCAATACTGATTTTGGTTTTAGGTTGCATGGTTTTACTTATGGCTCTGGCAATATTCTTGCCAATGTGGAACCTGATTAGAGTTTTTAGGTCTTCTTAA
- a CDS encoding response regulator, with amino-acid sequence MEKKKILVVDDEEDLIKFVKVRLEANNYEVFFAYDGQEALNVIDEVNPDLLILDIMLPKKNGYEVCEKLKKDPKYSHLPILMLTAKDQQRDVDLAKEMGADAFICKPFEAELLLYDIKNLLHLS; translated from the coding sequence ATGGAGAAGAAAAAGATACTAGTTGTAGACGATGAAGAGGATTTAATTAAATTTGTCAAAGTAAGGCTTGAGGCTAATAATTACGAAGTATTTTTTGCTTATGACGGTCAAGAAGCGCTTAATGTAATAGATGAAGTTAATCCGGATCTATTAATTTTAGATATTATGCTTCCAAAAAAGAATGGTTATGAAGTTTGTGAGAAGCTCAAGAAAGACCCTAAATATTCACACCTACCTATACTAATGCTCACAGCTAAAGATCAGCAAAGAGACGTGGATCTGGCAAAAGAAATGGGAGCAGATGCTTTTATTTGTAAGCCGTTTGAGGCTGAGCTTTTGCTTTACGATATCAAGAATTTGCTCCACTTGTCTTAA